A stretch of Falco rusticolus isolate bFalRus1 chromosome 2, bFalRus1.pri, whole genome shotgun sequence DNA encodes these proteins:
- the GPR18 gene encoding N-arachidonyl glycine receptor — protein MMPGNHHPEEYRIASLVFYSFVFAVGLLVNATALWVFSCTTKKRTTITVYMMNVALLDIIFIFSLPFRLIYHGKETWPFGDTFCRIISAFTIFYPAIALWLLTFISVDRFMAIVQPKHVKELKNTKKAVLACTGIWVMTLATTSPLLFLQSDPDKASNFTTCMKMLDIIHLKEVNTLNFSRLIFFFLIPLFIMMGCYLVIIYNFIRGKTSKLKPKAKERSIRIIVTLIAQVLICFVPFHICFTFLMLQVEDTSYNPWAAFTTFLMNLSTCLDVILYYIVSKQFQARVISVILYRNYLRSVRRKSFRTASVRSLSNMNSEMI, from the coding sequence atgatgCCTGGAAATCACCACCCTGAAGAATACAGGATTGCATCGCTGGTCTTCTACAGTTTTGTGTTCGCAGTGGGATTGCTGGTGAATGCCACGGCACTATGGGTTTTCAGCTGCACTACCAAGAAGAGAACAACTATAACTGTATATATGATGAATGTGGCATTACTTGacataatttttatattttccttgccttttcGGTTAATCTACCATGGAAAAGAAACGTGGCCTTTTGGAGATACATTCTGTCGGATTATCAGTGCTTTCACTATATTCTATCCAGCCATTGCTCTGTGGTTGCTCACTTTTATAAGTGTAGACAGATTTATGGCTATTGTCCAGCCCAAACATGTCAAAGaactaaaaaatacaaaaaaagctgtGCTGGCTTGCACTGGAATCTGGGTAATGACCCTTGCAACAACGTCCCCATTGCTGTTTTTACAATCTGATCCAGACAAAGCCTCAAATTTCACCACCTGCATGAAAATGCTTGATATCATCCATTTAAAGGAAGTAAATACATTGAACTTTTCTcgcttgatttttttctttttgattccTTTGTTTATCATGATGGGGTGTTACCTAGTCATTATTTACAATTTTATCCGTGGCAAGACTTCCAAACTGAAGCCTAAGGCCAAGGAGAGATCCATAAGAATTATAGTTACTCTGATTGCTCAAGTACTCATCTGCTTTGTACCCTTCCACATTTGCTTCACCTTCCTGATGTTGCAAGTTGAAGATACATCTTACaatccctgggcagcctttaCCACCTTTCTCATGAATCTCAGTACATGCTTGGATGTTATACTGTACTATATTGTTTCTAAACAATTTCAGGCAAGAGTCATCAGTGTAATCCTTTATCGCAATTACCTTCGAAGTGTGCGCAGGAAAAGTTTTCGAACTGCAAGTGTAAGATCACTCAGTAACATGAACAGTGAAATgatataa